Proteins encoded in a region of the Mycolicibacterium duvalii genome:
- a CDS encoding alpha/beta hydrolase — MARGVAAFVGAGMLAASLSGLVAGWAPVAAADPGSASSSTSADRGEPRTRESDRTTRREHRRSATAAREPAVARDEEREGNAAEEIVVDEVPEPDTARAEDSPGVGVRADRAPARLPDLPEALSDNQILPAMLPTADRRQAGSPRREQQRGPSPVLAESGSRDTATEVATLQTTARTEPRRSASLLNVVGSVVVNLLIGVVHLVDGPPVLPAGSTVTVRTGSLKLPVGKGRTVAADWYFPETVNDSTRLVYLQHGFLASGPMYSYTAAKLAERTDSIVVAPSLSSNFFAPDAAWVGGSTMHRAVAELFVGDRTALNESATAAAGYELTLPTKFVLVGHSAGGTLVTSAAGFMADNGAVDDLMGIVMLDGVEPSGSRLVSDALAKLTGDADRPIYLISSQRYFWSRGGDMADKLTLARPGRFTGVGLEGGLHIDYMTGGNTLLQLAQYVVGGFSQPRNVYAASSITAGWVNDLFDGTRDGLYGDARQSIPIETPAGTATAVVLPLGNPPRPVWPVWLDVLLTAIFDFGGRYLFVYEPLRGYDAATAASTSSTRGSEGSALSVA, encoded by the coding sequence ATGGCGCGTGGGGTGGCGGCCTTCGTCGGGGCGGGCATGCTGGCCGCGTCGCTGTCGGGTCTGGTGGCCGGGTGGGCGCCCGTAGCCGCCGCCGACCCCGGCAGTGCGTCTTCGAGTACCTCGGCCGACCGCGGTGAGCCCCGCACCCGGGAGAGCGACCGGACGACGCGCCGCGAGCACCGCCGCAGCGCCACCGCCGCACGCGAACCCGCGGTGGCCCGCGACGAGGAGCGCGAGGGGAATGCCGCCGAGGAGATCGTCGTCGACGAGGTGCCAGAACCCGACACGGCGCGGGCCGAGGACTCCCCCGGAGTGGGTGTGCGCGCCGACCGTGCACCGGCCCGGTTACCCGACCTGCCGGAGGCTTTGTCGGACAATCAGATTCTGCCCGCGATGCTGCCGACCGCGGACCGGCGGCAGGCCGGATCGCCGCGCCGGGAACAGCAGCGCGGTCCGTCGCCGGTTCTGGCCGAGTCGGGCTCGCGCGACACCGCCACCGAGGTGGCCACGCTGCAGACGACCGCCCGCACCGAGCCCCGACGGTCCGCGTCGCTGCTCAATGTCGTCGGCTCGGTCGTGGTCAACCTGCTGATCGGCGTGGTCCATCTGGTCGACGGTCCACCCGTACTGCCTGCCGGGAGCACGGTGACGGTCCGCACCGGGTCGCTGAAGCTGCCCGTCGGCAAGGGCCGGACCGTTGCGGCCGACTGGTACTTCCCCGAGACCGTGAACGACTCCACTCGCCTGGTCTATCTGCAGCACGGATTTCTGGCCAGCGGTCCGATGTACAGCTACACCGCGGCAAAGCTGGCCGAGCGCACCGACAGCATCGTGGTGGCGCCGTCGTTGTCGTCGAACTTCTTCGCCCCCGACGCGGCGTGGGTCGGCGGCTCCACCATGCACCGCGCAGTCGCCGAGCTGTTCGTCGGGGATCGCACTGCGCTGAACGAAAGTGCCACTGCTGCAGCGGGGTACGAGTTGACCCTGCCGACGAAGTTCGTGCTGGTTGGGCATTCGGCTGGGGGCACGCTGGTCACCAGCGCGGCGGGGTTCATGGCCGACAACGGTGCGGTCGACGACTTGATGGGCATCGTGATGCTCGACGGCGTGGAACCCAGCGGTTCCCGGTTGGTGTCCGACGCACTGGCCAAGCTCACCGGCGACGCCGACCGGCCGATCTACCTGATCTCCTCGCAGCGCTACTTCTGGAGTCGCGGCGGTGACATGGCCGACAAGCTGACGCTGGCCCGGCCCGGTCGCTTCACCGGTGTCGGCCTCGAAGGCGGTCTGCACATCGACTACATGACCGGCGGCAACACGCTGCTCCAGCTGGCTCAGTATGTGGTCGGAGGGTTCAGCCAGCCGCGCAACGTCTATGCCGCCTCCTCGATCACCGCGGGCTGGGTCAACGATCTGTTCGACGGGACCCGCGACGGTCTCTACGGCGATGCGCGCCAGTCGATTCCGATCGAGACTCCGGCGGGTACCGCGACGGCTGTGGTCCTGCCGCTGGGCAACCCGCCCCGCCCGGTCTGGCCCGTATGGCTCGACGTGCTACTGACTGCGATCTTCGACTTCGGGGGTCGCTACCTGTTCGTGTACGAGCCGCTACGCGGATACGACGCAGCCACCGCGGCCAGCACCTCGAGCACCCGGGGCAGCGAGGGGAGCGCGTTGTCCGTGGCGTGA
- a CDS encoding TetR/AcrR family transcriptional regulator yields the protein MPAHQTSSPRRRGRPPGGGNTAEQARTVLMDAAERSILQRGFAASTMELIAHEAGYSRAAMYRHFPSRQRLLEALVHRKTRRHQADMLARLPVDGTLADLLVESMVLVATELIHDPLLQTLSENTDEGTVAHLVANDPALPELVEQLVTALHDDAAAAQLRAGMRPGDVGQFLITTALTMLLGIIPGSDTPDTARRYLQTFVLPAILADPPPPRPVFER from the coding sequence ATGCCTGCCCACCAGACGTCGTCCCCACGGCGACGAGGACGCCCGCCCGGCGGCGGAAACACCGCAGAGCAGGCCAGAACCGTGCTGATGGACGCGGCCGAACGATCAATTCTGCAGCGCGGTTTCGCCGCGTCGACGATGGAACTCATCGCTCACGAGGCCGGCTACTCGCGAGCGGCGATGTACCGCCACTTCCCCAGCCGGCAACGATTGCTCGAGGCGCTGGTGCACCGCAAGACCCGTCGGCACCAGGCCGACATGCTCGCCCGCCTACCGGTCGACGGCACGCTGGCGGACCTGCTGGTCGAGAGTATGGTCCTCGTCGCGACCGAGTTGATTCACGATCCGCTGTTACAGACCCTGTCGGAGAACACCGACGAGGGCACCGTCGCCCACCTGGTGGCCAACGATCCGGCTCTGCCCGAACTCGTCGAACAACTCGTTACGGCCTTGCACGACGACGCCGCCGCCGCGCAGCTGCGGGCCGGGATGCGCCCGGGCGACGTCGGACAGTTCCTGATCACCACCGCGCTGACCATGCTGCTGGGCATCATCCCGGGCAGCGATACGCCCGACACCGCCCGACGTTATCTTCAGACCTTCGTACTGCCGGCCATCCTGGCCGATCCACCGCCTCCCCGGCCGGTGTTCGAACGCTGA
- a CDS encoding NAD-dependent epimerase/dehydratase family protein: MAGDNDVAVSGQRALVLGASGNVGACVTRHLVAGGADVRVLLRKSSSTKGIDGLAVERCYGDPFDTATVAAAMADRDVVYYCIVDTRAELRDPAPLFATNVEGLRRVLDAAAEANLRRFVFLSTIGTIAVGENGATVDEDTPFNWADRAGNYIASRRAAEELALSYAAGRGVPVVVCNVSNPYGPPDWQPRQGMFVQLAALGKLPFYVRGVGSEVVGIDDAADGMLRAAERGRVGERYIISERFMTHRELLNTAADAVGARRPRFGIPMAVVRGVAAVSELVGSLLRKDIPMSRQSAFLLEFTSPASHAKATRELGWQPAPTEHAIARAAENYVERAKSA, from the coding sequence ATGGCCGGTGACAATGACGTGGCGGTGTCGGGACAGCGCGCACTGGTGCTGGGCGCCAGCGGCAATGTCGGTGCGTGTGTGACCCGCCACCTGGTCGCCGGCGGCGCAGACGTCCGGGTGTTGTTGCGGAAGTCGAGCTCCACCAAGGGAATCGACGGTCTGGCCGTCGAGCGCTGTTACGGTGACCCGTTCGACACCGCCACGGTCGCAGCGGCGATGGCCGACCGGGACGTGGTGTACTACTGCATCGTCGACACCCGTGCCGAACTGCGCGACCCGGCGCCGTTGTTCGCCACCAACGTCGAGGGTCTGCGCCGGGTGCTCGACGCCGCGGCCGAGGCGAACCTGCGCCGCTTCGTGTTCCTCAGCACGATCGGCACCATCGCCGTCGGCGAGAACGGCGCGACCGTCGACGAGGACACCCCGTTCAATTGGGCCGACCGGGCCGGCAACTACATCGCGTCTCGGCGGGCTGCCGAGGAACTGGCGCTGTCCTACGCCGCCGGGCGTGGGGTGCCGGTGGTCGTCTGCAACGTGTCCAATCCGTACGGGCCGCCGGACTGGCAGCCGCGCCAGGGCATGTTCGTGCAGCTGGCCGCGCTGGGCAAGCTGCCGTTCTACGTGCGAGGGGTGGGGTCGGAGGTGGTCGGCATCGATGACGCCGCCGACGGGATGCTGCGCGCCGCCGAGCGCGGCCGGGTCGGTGAGCGATACATCATCTCCGAACGCTTCATGACCCATCGCGAGCTGCTCAACACCGCCGCCGACGCGGTGGGCGCCCGCCGGCCACGCTTCGGTATCCCGATGGCGGTGGTGCGCGGTGTCGCCGCAGTGTCCGAGCTCGTGGGATCGCTTCTGCGCAAGGACATTCCGATGAGCCGGCAAAGCGCGTTCCTGCTGGAGTTCACCTCGCCGGCCAGCCACGCCAAGGCCACGCGCGAGCTGGGGTGGCAGCCCGCGCCCACCGAGCACGCCATCGCGCGCGCTGCCGAGAACTACGTAGAGCGCGCCAAGTCGGCCTGA
- a CDS encoding DUF5718 family protein yields MIEIALSEMTGWFGFGVAGNFAGHLEQAGEAADFVNVTSQGEAPKGIFPWYAPGSDTFLGEFPLSNDAIVLPPTQDSGPLNLQIEPEVGLACEVVWEGDTVVTLKPFAVGAFNDCSIRRPGAPKISYKKNWGPSSKGVSANFFDIGDLTPDGPTATMRLVCHLHSDGKDYEYGVDSPLIGYSYYGEVLLDWIVERLANQKGSPDTPLEDVGALMVASGHPKNVLIGIGATRYTEVGESTFLKPGDRAIVRVYDTESGAAAELDQLVR; encoded by the coding sequence GTGATCGAGATCGCGCTCAGCGAGATGACCGGCTGGTTCGGGTTCGGCGTGGCCGGCAACTTCGCCGGACACCTCGAGCAGGCCGGCGAGGCTGCGGACTTCGTCAACGTGACCAGTCAGGGCGAAGCGCCCAAAGGGATCTTCCCCTGGTATGCGCCCGGTTCGGACACCTTTCTCGGTGAGTTCCCGTTGTCCAACGACGCGATCGTGCTGCCGCCGACGCAGGACTCGGGGCCGCTGAACCTGCAGATCGAGCCCGAGGTCGGGCTGGCCTGCGAGGTGGTCTGGGAGGGCGACACCGTGGTCACGCTGAAGCCGTTCGCGGTGGGAGCCTTCAACGACTGCTCGATCCGTCGGCCGGGGGCGCCCAAGATCAGCTACAAGAAGAACTGGGGCCCGTCGTCGAAGGGAGTGTCGGCGAACTTCTTCGACATCGGTGATCTCACCCCGGACGGCCCGACCGCGACGATGCGGTTGGTCTGCCACCTGCACAGCGACGGCAAAGACTACGAATACGGCGTGGACAGCCCGTTGATCGGTTACTCGTACTACGGCGAGGTGCTGCTGGACTGGATCGTCGAGCGCCTCGCCAACCAGAAGGGCTCCCCGGACACCCCCCTCGAGGACGTCGGGGCCCTGATGGTGGCCAGCGGCCATCCGAAGAACGTGCTGATCGGCATCGGCGCCACCCGTTACACCGAGGTGGGGGAGTCGACGTTCCTCAAGCCGGGGGACCGCGCGATCGTGCGGGTCTACGACACCGAGTCGGGCGCGGCGGCCGAACTCGACCAGTTGGTCCGTTAG
- a CDS encoding helix-turn-helix domain-containing protein has protein sequence MAETVLVDADDVGEAEQALSAFYSRMRLMKVPETAASRTRVFRNRIGPLTLDDAEFTYRLTTDMDPTDAVLICRVRSGLLGGNLLGRDLELHGAGSVVAFGGRVGQRIFGHIDRARYDVVMIDRSLLAAVAGPTDDGEPVALLSMSPVSAEANRHVADALSHLRIGVGSNPHAVDEPLVTGPLARYVAGCVLAAFPNTATTGPAGAGRDAGRKLLDRATAFIDDHADTDISVADVAAAVRVTHAAVHAMFVEQIGITPVEYLRRVRVHHAHRELVCEDPASTTVGEVAARWGFGAVASFEVYYRRQFGVDPVHTLAS, from the coding sequence GTGGCCGAGACGGTCCTGGTCGACGCCGACGACGTCGGCGAAGCCGAACAGGCGTTGAGCGCTTTCTACTCCAGGATGCGCCTGATGAAGGTGCCCGAGACCGCCGCATCGCGCACCCGGGTCTTTCGCAACCGGATCGGGCCGTTGACGCTCGATGACGCGGAGTTCACCTACCGGCTGACGACCGACATGGACCCGACCGATGCGGTGCTGATCTGCCGGGTGCGGTCCGGCCTGTTGGGCGGCAACCTGCTGGGCCGCGACCTCGAACTGCACGGTGCGGGCTCGGTCGTTGCGTTCGGCGGCCGGGTCGGCCAGCGCATCTTCGGCCACATCGACCGGGCGCGCTACGACGTCGTCATGATCGACCGTTCCCTGCTGGCCGCGGTGGCCGGGCCGACCGACGACGGGGAACCGGTCGCGCTGCTGTCGATGTCGCCGGTCTCGGCCGAGGCCAATCGACACGTGGCCGACGCGTTGTCGCACCTGCGTATCGGCGTGGGATCGAACCCGCACGCCGTGGACGAGCCGCTGGTCACCGGTCCTCTGGCGCGCTACGTCGCGGGCTGTGTGCTGGCGGCGTTTCCGAACACCGCGACCACCGGCCCCGCCGGGGCGGGGCGCGACGCAGGCCGCAAGCTGCTGGATCGGGCGACCGCGTTCATCGACGATCACGCCGACACCGACATCTCCGTGGCCGACGTGGCGGCCGCCGTGCGGGTCACGCATGCCGCCGTGCACGCGATGTTCGTCGAGCAGATCGGCATAACCCCGGTCGAATACCTGCGGCGGGTCCGGGTGCACCACGCCCACCGCGAACTGGTCTGCGAGGACCCGGCGAGCACCACCGTCGGCGAGGTTGCGGCGCGGTGGGGGTTCGGCGCGGTCGCGTCGTTCGAGGTGTACTACCGCCGCCAGTTCGGTGTCGACCCGGTCCACACCCTGGCGAGCTGA
- a CDS encoding SDR family oxidoreductase — translation MGTYAVTGAASGMGAATVQRLRAAGHRVITVDVKDADVVADLSTEAGRREASLRVLTTAEGRLDGAVLAAGIGPNRGPDVGRIAEVNYLGAVELLARWQPALAATEHAKVVVISSNSTTTTPLVPQRAVRALLAGDVARATRAVRLYGPARPAMIYAASKIALTRWVRRHAVQADWAGAGIRLNALAPGAILTPLLEQQLADPQQSKAVRRFPIPVGGFGDPGHLADWVCFMLSDSAEFLCGSLIFVDGGTDAHFRPDDWPKPVPLRQLVRYARRFRNS, via the coding sequence ATGGGTACCTACGCCGTCACCGGCGCAGCATCGGGTATGGGCGCGGCGACGGTGCAGCGGCTGCGCGCCGCCGGGCACCGGGTGATCACCGTCGATGTCAAGGACGCGGACGTCGTCGCGGACCTGTCCACGGAAGCCGGTCGGCGAGAGGCGTCACTGCGGGTGCTCACCACCGCCGAGGGCCGCCTCGACGGCGCGGTCCTCGCGGCCGGCATCGGCCCCAACCGCGGGCCCGACGTCGGGCGCATCGCCGAGGTGAACTACCTGGGCGCCGTCGAGTTACTGGCGCGGTGGCAACCTGCGCTGGCCGCGACGGAGCACGCCAAAGTGGTGGTGATCTCCAGCAATTCCACCACCACGACCCCGCTGGTGCCGCAGCGAGCGGTGCGCGCGCTGCTCGCCGGCGACGTCGCGCGCGCGACCCGGGCGGTGCGCCTGTACGGCCCGGCCCGGCCGGCGATGATTTACGCGGCATCGAAGATCGCGCTGACGCGGTGGGTGCGTCGCCACGCCGTGCAGGCGGACTGGGCCGGAGCCGGCATCCGGCTCAACGCGCTGGCGCCCGGGGCGATCCTGACCCCGCTGCTGGAGCAGCAGCTGGCCGATCCGCAGCAGAGCAAGGCGGTGCGACGCTTCCCGATTCCTGTCGGCGGCTTCGGCGATCCGGGCCACCTCGCCGACTGGGTGTGCTTCATGCTTTCCGATTCGGCGGAGTTCCTCTGCGGGAGTCTGATTTTCGTCGACGGCGGCACCGACGCGCATTTCCGTCCCGATGACTGGCCCAAGCCGGTACCGCTGCGGCAGTTGGTGCGGTATGCGCGTCGGTTCCGCAACTCCTGA
- a CDS encoding helix-turn-helix domain-containing protein gives MNLQRAAGRPRDASIDERVLAVTRELLLDVGWDELSVRLVATRAGVGRASLGRRWNSKAELVLHAILGETPDLAPFSGTDLYGWVEWLVRGSHELFARPDVRAAVPGLLVALRENAQLRSTLWATFSGPAIDLYVAHVDAQTEAQRRRAELDARALLAMAAGAALFTATVADEADAEALRARIAQLLTAAVG, from the coding sequence ATGAACCTTCAACGGGCCGCCGGACGGCCCCGCGACGCATCGATCGACGAGCGGGTGCTGGCGGTGACGCGCGAGTTGCTGCTCGACGTCGGCTGGGACGAATTGAGTGTGCGGTTGGTGGCCACCCGGGCCGGCGTGGGACGGGCGAGCCTGGGTCGTCGCTGGAATTCCAAGGCCGAGTTGGTGTTACACGCGATCCTGGGCGAAACACCGGATCTGGCCCCGTTTTCGGGCACCGACCTGTACGGATGGGTCGAGTGGCTGGTGCGGGGCAGCCACGAGCTGTTCGCCCGTCCGGATGTGCGCGCCGCGGTGCCGGGACTGCTGGTGGCGTTGCGCGAGAACGCACAGCTGCGCAGCACGCTGTGGGCCACGTTCAGCGGGCCGGCGATCGACCTCTACGTCGCCCACGTCGACGCGCAGACCGAGGCGCAGCGCCGGCGGGCCGAACTCGACGCCAGGGCGCTGCTGGCGATGGCGGCCGGGGCGGCGCTGTTCACCGCGACGGTCGCCGACGAGGCCGACGCCGAGGCGTTACGCGCGCGGATCGCCCAGCTGCTGACCGCCGCGGTGGGCTGA
- a CDS encoding NAD-dependent epimerase/dehydratase family protein, translating into MRIAVTGGTGYLGAHSVRALLAAGHQVKLLTLPHEVGSRVVTELSALGQVDVLAGDVRAEETITELLRDVDAVLHAAGVVGTSERQAALMWEINAHATETVLTRAVEAGLDPVVSVSSYSALFPPPDGVISADTPTAAGRSAYGRTKGYADRVARRLQAAGAPVVVTYPSSVVGPPFHTEAGVTERGWAPILRAGVAPSVRGGMQMVDVRDVAEVHERLMRPGRGPHRYVCGGHLLTFDEMIDALEAGLGRRVRRVRLSPATLRTFGRFADAAGRFLPLTDGLSYEAAWLLTSATPTDDRVTTTDLGVTWRDPRETIAESVRYQSAHRGGQQLGDPRA; encoded by the coding sequence GTGCGCATCGCCGTTACGGGAGGCACGGGATATCTGGGCGCGCACAGCGTGCGCGCGCTGCTCGCGGCCGGACACCAGGTCAAGCTGTTGACCTTGCCGCACGAGGTAGGCAGCCGCGTGGTCACCGAGTTGAGCGCGCTGGGGCAGGTGGACGTCCTGGCCGGGGACGTGCGCGCCGAGGAGACGATCACCGAACTGCTGCGCGACGTCGACGCGGTGCTGCATGCCGCCGGCGTCGTGGGTACCAGCGAGCGGCAGGCGGCGCTGATGTGGGAGATCAACGCCCACGCCACCGAGACGGTGCTGACCCGCGCGGTGGAGGCCGGGCTGGACCCGGTGGTGTCGGTGAGCAGCTACAGCGCCCTGTTCCCGCCGCCGGACGGCGTCATCTCCGCCGACACCCCGACCGCGGCCGGTCGCAGCGCGTACGGCAGGACCAAGGGCTACGCCGACCGGGTGGCCCGGCGGCTGCAGGCGGCCGGTGCCCCGGTCGTGGTGACCTACCCGTCGAGCGTGGTCGGACCGCCGTTCCACACCGAGGCCGGCGTCACGGAACGCGGCTGGGCGCCGATCCTGCGGGCGGGCGTCGCGCCGAGCGTGCGCGGCGGCATGCAGATGGTCGACGTGCGCGACGTCGCCGAGGTGCACGAGCGCCTGATGCGACCCGGTCGCGGTCCGCACCGGTACGTCTGCGGCGGGCACCTGCTGACGTTCGACGAGATGATCGACGCGCTGGAGGCCGGGCTGGGCCGTCGCGTACGCCGGGTGCGGTTGTCACCGGCAACGCTGCGCACCTTCGGGCGCTTCGCCGACGCCGCGGGCCGGTTCCTGCCGCTGACCGACGGCCTGAGCTACGAGGCCGCGTGGCTGCTGACCTCGGCGACCCCCACCGACGACCGCGTCACCACCACCGACCTGGGCGTGACCTGGCGCGATCCGCGCGAGACGATCGCCGAATCGGTGCGCTACCAGTCAGCCCACCGCGGCGGTCAGCAGCTGGGCGATCCGCGCGCGTAA
- a CDS encoding DEAD/DEAH box helicase codes for MDLSAPTGLADDPDALFTAYAAWAAEQGTTLYPAQEEALIELLSGAHVVLATPTGSGKSLVATGAIYAALAAGRRSYYTAPIKALVSEKFFALCDVFGAEHVGMLTGDAAVNADAPIITCTAEVLANIALRGADAPTAEAMVVMDEFHFYGDQDRGWAWQVPLLELPRAQFLLMSATLGDVTALRADVTRRTGRPTALVAHAERPVPLFYSYATTPMHETIGELLDTGQAPVYVVHFTQASALERAQALMSVNVSSKEDKVAIRDAIGDFRFSSAFGNTLSRLVRHGIGVHHAGMLPKYRRLVEQLAQAGLLKVICGTDTLGVGINVPIRTVVFSALSKYDGTRTRLLNAREFHQIAGRAGRAGFDTVGTVVVQAPDHEVENLKQFAKVADDPKKRRKLVRRKVPEGMVPWSEATMTKLVDATPEPLVSRMRVSTAMILDVVARASEATGDEDRASEAKGYGAERGDPCIAMRRLLTDNHEPRKRQLALIREAVGIARSLLQAGVLERVDDPAGRFYRLTVDLPPDFALYQPLSTFALAAIELLDPAASTYALDVVSVIEATLEDPRQILAAQLKKARGEAIAQMKADGIEYDERMELLDEVSYPQPLAELLEHAFDVYRRSNPWAGDTHPAPKAVVREMWERASTFQEYVSLYGLTRSEGAVLRYLSDAVKALRSGIPAAARTEEVTDIVEWLGELVRQVDSSLLDEWEQLTSPHPEVAPVTVPARPRPLTGNERAFTAMVRNALFRRVELFALARWDELGRLDADSGWTAQRWEEVGTAYFTEHADVGTGADARGPALLIFDRGPRTWRVRQILDDPAGDHDWGFEVDVDLDASDEAGVAEIRMVDAGRMD; via the coding sequence ATGGACCTGAGCGCACCGACCGGCCTCGCCGACGACCCCGATGCGCTGTTCACCGCCTACGCCGCCTGGGCCGCCGAGCAGGGCACCACGCTCTACCCGGCGCAGGAGGAGGCGCTGATCGAACTGCTCAGCGGCGCGCATGTGGTGCTGGCGACGCCGACGGGTTCGGGGAAATCGCTGGTCGCCACCGGCGCGATCTATGCGGCGCTGGCCGCGGGCCGGCGCAGCTACTACACCGCGCCGATCAAGGCGTTGGTCAGCGAGAAATTCTTCGCGCTCTGCGACGTGTTCGGCGCCGAGCACGTCGGCATGCTGACCGGCGATGCCGCCGTCAACGCCGACGCGCCGATCATCACCTGCACCGCCGAGGTGCTGGCCAACATCGCCCTGCGCGGCGCCGACGCGCCCACGGCCGAGGCGATGGTGGTGATGGACGAGTTCCACTTCTACGGCGATCAGGACCGCGGCTGGGCGTGGCAGGTGCCGTTGCTCGAGCTGCCGCGCGCCCAGTTCCTGCTGATGTCGGCCACCCTGGGTGACGTCACCGCGCTGCGCGCCGACGTGACACGACGCACGGGCCGGCCCACCGCTCTGGTGGCCCACGCCGAACGGCCGGTGCCGCTGTTCTATTCGTATGCGACCACCCCGATGCACGAGACCATCGGCGAGTTGCTCGACACCGGGCAGGCGCCCGTCTACGTCGTGCACTTCACGCAGGCCTCGGCGCTGGAACGAGCGCAGGCTCTGATGAGCGTCAACGTCAGCAGCAAGGAGGACAAGGTCGCGATCCGCGATGCGATCGGCGACTTCAGGTTCTCCTCGGCGTTCGGTAACACGTTGTCGCGCTTGGTCCGTCACGGGATCGGTGTGCACCACGCGGGCATGCTGCCGAAGTACCGGCGTCTGGTCGAGCAGCTGGCCCAGGCCGGTCTGCTCAAGGTGATCTGCGGCACCGACACGTTGGGGGTCGGAATCAACGTGCCGATCCGCACCGTGGTGTTCTCGGCACTGTCCAAGTACGACGGCACCCGGACGCGTCTGCTCAACGCGCGCGAGTTCCACCAGATCGCCGGGCGGGCGGGCCGAGCGGGCTTCGACACCGTCGGCACCGTCGTCGTGCAGGCACCCGACCACGAGGTGGAGAACCTCAAACAGTTCGCCAAGGTCGCCGACGATCCGAAGAAGCGCCGAAAACTGGTGCGTCGCAAGGTCCCCGAGGGCATGGTGCCCTGGAGCGAGGCCACCATGACCAAGTTGGTCGACGCCACGCCCGAGCCACTGGTCAGCCGGATGCGGGTGTCGACGGCGATGATCCTCGATGTGGTGGCCCGGGCGAGCGAAGCGACGGGGGATGAGGACCGGGCGAGCGAAGCGAAGGGGTATGGGGCCGAGCGGGGTGATCCGTGTATTGCGATGCGCCGGCTGCTGACCGACAACCACGAACCGCGCAAGCGCCAGCTGGCCTTGATCCGCGAGGCGGTCGGCATCGCCCGCTCGCTGCTGCAGGCCGGGGTGCTGGAACGTGTCGACGACCCCGCGGGCCGCTTCTACCGGCTCACCGTCGATCTGCCGCCGGACTTCGCGCTGTATCAACCTCTCTCGACGTTCGCACTGGCCGCCATCGAGCTGCTCGACCCGGCGGCGTCGACCTACGCGCTCGACGTGGTGTCGGTGATCGAGGCGACGCTGGAGGATCCGCGCCAGATCCTGGCCGCGCAGCTGAAGAAGGCCCGCGGCGAGGCCATCGCGCAGATGAAGGCGGACGGCATCGAATACGACGAGCGTATGGAGTTGCTCGACGAGGTCAGCTACCCCCAACCGCTGGCGGAGTTATTGGAGCACGCCTTCGACGTGTACCGCCGCAGCAATCCGTGGGCCGGTGACACTCACCCCGCACCGAAAGCGGTGGTCCGCGAGATGTGGGAGCGGGCAAGCACTTTCCAGGAGTACGTCAGCCTCTACGGGCTGACCCGCTCCGAGGGCGCGGTGCTGCGTTACCTGTCGGATGCGGTCAAGGCACTGCGGTCGGGAATACCGGCGGCCGCGCGCACCGAGGAGGTCACCGACATCGTCGAATGGCTCGGCGAGCTGGTGCGCCAGGTGGACTCCAGTCTCCTCGACGAATGGGAGCAGCTGACCAGCCCGCACCCGGAGGTCGCCCCGGTGACGGTCCCGGCCCGGCCCCGCCCGCTGACGGGCAACGAGCGGGCGTTCACCGCAATGGTGCGCAATGCGCTGTTCCGTCGGGTCGAGTTGTTCGCCCTGGCCCGCTGGGACGAACTCGGCCGCCTGGACGCGGATTCCGGATGGACGGCGCAGCGCTGGGAGGAGGTCGGCACCGCCTACTTCACCGAGCACGCCGACGTGGGCACCGGCGCCGATGCTCGCGGTCCGGCGCTGCTGATCTTCGACCGGGGCCCACGCACCTGGCGGGTGCGGCAGATCCTCGACGACCCTGCGGGCGACCACGACTGGGGCTTCGAGGTCGACGTCGACCTCGACGCGTCCGACGAGGCCGGTGTCGCGGAGATCCGGATGGTCGACGCCGGCCGGATGGACTGA